The proteins below are encoded in one region of Aspergillus nidulans FGSC A4 chromosome III:
- a CDS encoding uncharacterized protein (transcript_id=CADANIAT00005733) yields MPSYLAPSQTPETYRSLSGLSGSFEMETSPALHYTRSHRGHGISQFQRPKYFSTSSLYICCQCNDGPKVYSHNVQCVLCHHIACDECTHVK; encoded by the coding sequence ATGCCCTCATACCTTGCTCCCTCTCAGACCCCAGAGACTTACCGTTCTCTGTCTGGTCTCTCTGGCTCCTTCGAAATGGAGACCTCACCGGCTCTGCACTACACCCGCTCTCACCGCGGCCACGGTATCAGCCAATTCCAACGGCCCAAATACTTTAGCACCTCCAGCCTGTACATCTGCTGCCAGTGCAACGATGGCCCCAAAGTATACAGCCACAATGTTCAGTGTGTGTTGTGCCATCATATCGCCTGCGATGAATGCACTCATGTCAAATAA